A single Anopheles funestus chromosome 2RL, idAnoFuneDA-416_04, whole genome shotgun sequence DNA region contains:
- the LOC125761227 gene encoding splicing factor ESS-2 homolog, with protein MATKPGERALQAIKEQSKAVAVFKTPNVPKAKGKDKIILTEEEYLLEMGKIIQRDFFPDLQKLKAQNEYLDALANNDVFKMRQIFSKYSSKRPNSSRIASPATFETPLPDTTPASEVPPSIRSTSSVGSNKSIKTLGDKHSLDSFLQSYTSEDNDSFQEIIETADRKLRQRFAVLYQAEGTSAIEMGQCLALPSIEQQFNQQERPKQLDMWRYTNKNYIMYTPDGVELTKEEQLEMAKRKQEINHSSTRLHYNPFNEQNSRQAIVEAAKTQAKHLPEKIGVDGRVVDQSAGDTPQVRGFGFVKSPSPCPGVTDSPLFTWGEIEGTPFRLDGGDTPLHPSAGGPSFRIVETSKRENLALQLAEKAAEKSREKKAKAIEAARRNIASPSVRSSFDRLASMSPAARRLATNKLGFLTTPNPLASPAGSSGLKTPVMRPRSGRSSSSSNNKHRNVTPSPRAIVRRKTPLVGTNVASKGASTDLTDDLLDIPTGGKRPKAADFF; from the exons ATGGCCACAAAACCGGGCGAACGAGCCCTACAGGCTATCAAGGAACAGAGTAAGGCAGTGGCAGTATTCAAAACACCAAACGTTCCCAAGGCTAAGGGGAAAGATAAAATTATCCTTACGGAAGAGGAGTATCTACTG GAAATGGGTAAGATCATACAGCGTGATTTTTTCCCCGATTTGCAGAAGTTAAAGGCACAGAACGAATATTTGGATGCACTAGCCAACAATGACGTCTTCAAAATGAGACAGATCTTTTCAAAGTATAGCTCCAAACGGCCAAATTCCTCACGTATAG CTAGTCCGGCTACATTCGAAACACCATTACCGGATACAACTCCAGCTAGCGAAGTTCCGCCATCAATCCGTTCGACATCCAGCGTTGGCTCAAACAAATCGATCAAAACACTTGGTGACAAGCATTCGTTGGACAGTTTTCTGCAATCGTATACAAGCGAGGACAATGACAGTTTTCAGGAGATTATTGAAACTGCCGATCGGAAGTTGCGTCAACGGTTTGCAGTGCTCTACCAAGCAGAAGGTACATCTGCGATCGAAATGGGACAGTGTTTGGCGCTGCCGAGTATAGAACAGCAGTTTAACCAACAAGAGCGTCCCAAACAGCTGGACATGTGGCGATACACGAACAAAAACTACATCATGTACACACCGGATGGTGTAGAGTTGACGAAGGAGGAACAGCTCGAAATGGCCAAACGGAAGCAGGAAATCAATCACAGCAGCACCCGGCTGCATTACAATCCCTTTAACGAACAGAACAGCCGGCAAGCGATTGTGGAAGCGGCCAAAACGCAAGCCAAACATTTGCCGGAGAAGATTGGCGTCGATGGTCGGGTTGTAGACCAATCGGCTGGAGACACGCCACAGGTGCGTGGTTTCGGCTTCGTGAAAAGTCCCTCACCCTGTCCGGGTGTAACGGACAGTCCACTGTTTACGTGGGGTGAAATTGAAGGCACACCGTTCCGATTGGATGGTGGAGACACACCGTTACACCCATCGGCGGGAGGACCATCGTTCCGTATAGTAGAAACATCCAAGCGCGAAAACTTAGCCCTACAGTTGGCGGAAAAGGCTGCGGAAAAATCACGagaaaagaaagcgaaagCGATCGAAGCAGCTCGACGAAACATTGCGTCGCCGTCCGTGCGCAGTTCGTTCGATCGGCTTGCCAGCATGTCACCGGCAGCCCGGCGATTGGCTACTAATAAGCTTGGATTTCTAACTACACCGAACCCGCTCGCATCACCGGCCGGTTCGAGTGGACTGAAAACGCCAGTAATGAGGCCGAGAAGCGGTcgcagtagtagtagcagtaacAACAAGCACCGAAATGTTACACCATCCCCGAGGGCAATTGTGAGAAGGAAGACACCGCTCGTTGGAACTAATGTGGCCTCAAAGGGTGCCTCAACGGATTTGACAGACGACCTGCTGGATATTCCCACCGGGGGCAAGCGTCCGAAGGCGGCAGATTTCTTTTAA
- the LOC125761241 gene encoding uncharacterized protein LOC125761241 yields the protein MFKYITIVALVLAYSAGNASAFWCFQCTTFNSTNCLVPDQNILAVECPPSPNVSSVTCFTRIVGQDVERGCATNLEATERDNCAVVNNCQLCSNENDLPCNNNLFPHGRLHCHQCEGTTNSTCSEEILTEARPCLRFVADDQCVVQVRDNSVLRGCLSENADCRNSRDCHVCAGNGCNFRHFEHSAAGSVIAQIPLLAGAILLSAFVANSL from the exons atgtttaaatacatCACAATTGTGGCATTAGTGCTGGCGTACAGTGCCGGAAACGCATCCGCAT TTTGGTGTTTCCAATGCACCACCTTTAACAGCACCAACTGTCTGGTTCCGGACCAAAACATCCTGGCGGTGGAATGTCCGCCCTCTCCGAATGTATCATCCGTTACCTGCTTCACGCGCATTGTGG GTCAAGACGTGGAACGTGGATGTGCAACGAATCTGGAGGCAACCGAACGTGACAACTGTGCCGTCGTAAACAATTGTCAGCTCTGCTCGAATGAAAATGATCTGCCCTGTAACAACAACCTGTTCCCGCACGGTCGTCTTCATTGCCACCAGTGCGAAGGAACGACCAACAGTACCTGCTCGGAGGAGATCCTAACGGAAGCCAGACCCTGTCTGCGCTTTGTGGCCGACGATCAgtgtgtggtgcaggtgcgcgaTAACAGCGTGTTGCGCGGATGTCTCTCGGAAAATGCAGACTGCCGGAACAGCCGTGATTGCCACGTGTGCGCTGGTAATGGGTGCAATTTCCGGCATTTCGAACACAGCGCAGCGGGCAGTGTGATCGCACAGATCCCGCTGCTAGCCGGAGCCATTCTGCTGAGTGCTTTCGTTGCTAATAGTCTGTAG